The Paracoccus sediminicola genome has a segment encoding these proteins:
- a CDS encoding ABC transporter ATP-binding protein → MTAIIEIDQLSKQYAGGTKALDKVSLSIDEGEIVALLGPNGAGKTTLISIICGLVVPTGGTVRVGEHDIRSDWRAARKLIGLVPQEIALEPFETVLNCVRFTRGLYGAPPDDAYLEQVLRSLALWDKRDAATRELSGGMKRRVLIAKALSHQPKVLFLDEPTAGVDVALRREMWQVVEQLRRDGVTIILTTHYLEEAEEMADRIGVISKGRLLLMQDKNEMMGEFGKKHLTVEMNAPLDLLPAELAERGITLSDDRMRLGYDYDTRSDRTGIAHLLADLARLDIQVRDVSTKQSSLEEVFMSLVSEDDRSGASTAEEGSA, encoded by the coding sequence GTGACGGCGATCATCGAGATAGACCAGTTGAGCAAGCAATATGCCGGCGGCACCAAGGCGCTGGACAAGGTTTCACTGTCCATTGACGAGGGCGAAATCGTTGCCCTGCTGGGTCCGAACGGGGCGGGCAAGACCACGCTGATCTCGATCATCTGCGGGCTGGTCGTGCCGACAGGCGGCACGGTGCGCGTCGGCGAACACGACATCCGCAGCGACTGGCGCGCGGCGCGCAAGCTGATCGGGCTGGTGCCGCAGGAAATCGCGCTGGAGCCCTTCGAGACGGTGCTGAACTGCGTCCGCTTCACGCGCGGGCTCTACGGCGCGCCGCCCGACGATGCCTATCTGGAACAGGTGCTGCGCAGCCTCGCCCTTTGGGACAAGCGCGACGCCGCCACGCGTGAGCTTTCGGGCGGAATGAAGCGCCGGGTGCTGATCGCCAAGGCGCTCTCGCATCAGCCGAAGGTGCTGTTTCTGGACGAACCCACCGCCGGCGTCGATGTCGCCCTGCGCCGCGAGATGTGGCAGGTGGTCGAACAGCTGCGTCGCGACGGGGTGACGATCATCCTCACCACGCATTATCTGGAAGAGGCCGAAGAGATGGCCGACCGGATCGGCGTCATCAGCAAGGGCAGGCTGCTGCTGATGCAGGACAAGAACGAGATGATGGGCGAATTCGGCAAGAAACATCTCACGGTCGAGATGAACGCCCCGCTGGATCTGCTTCCCGCCGAACTGGCCGAGCGTGGCATCACCTTGTCGGATGACCGGATGCGGCTGGGATATGACTACGATACCCGCTCGGACCGCACCGGAATCGCGCATCTGCTGGCCGATCTGGCCCGGCTCGACATTCAGGTGCGCGACGTCTCGACCAAGCAATCGAGCCTGGAAGAGGTATTCATGTCGCTCGTCTCCGAGGATGACCGCAGCGGAGCAAGCACCGCAGAGGAGGGCTCGGCATGA
- a CDS encoding ABC transporter permease — protein sequence MNTGAIRAIYHHEMTRFFRTIWQSIASPVLSTVLYFVVFGAAIGGRIQSVEGIPYGAFIVPGLMMLTLLQQSVSNASFGIYFPKFSGTIYEYLVAPAGWIEVTAGFVGAAASKAILIAVLILITSFFFVGIHIEHPFWMVAFLVLTSVSFSLLGFIIGLWAKNFEQLQIVPLMVVTPLVFLGGAFYSASMLPPFWETVAKLNPVLYLISGFRWAFFDMADVPVGVSLFAVCLTLIVALGVIRWIFATGWRLRE from the coding sequence ATCAATACCGGCGCGATCCGGGCCATCTATCACCACGAGATGACCCGCTTCTTTCGCACCATCTGGCAGTCCATCGCCTCGCCGGTGCTGTCCACGGTGCTGTATTTCGTCGTGTTCGGCGCCGCGATCGGCGGGCGCATCCAGTCGGTCGAGGGCATTCCCTATGGCGCCTTTATCGTGCCGGGGCTGATGATGTTGACGCTGTTGCAGCAATCCGTGTCCAATGCCTCTTTCGGGATCTATTTCCCGAAATTCTCCGGCACGATCTATGAATATCTGGTCGCTCCGGCAGGCTGGATCGAGGTCACGGCGGGTTTTGTCGGCGCCGCCGCGAGCAAGGCGATCCTGATCGCGGTGCTGATCCTCATCACCAGCTTCTTCTTCGTCGGCATCCATATCGAGCATCCGTTCTGGATGGTTGCCTTTCTGGTGCTGACCTCGGTGTCGTTCTCGCTGTTGGGTTTCATCATCGGTCTGTGGGCGAAGAATTTCGAGCAGTTGCAGATCGTGCCGCTGATGGTGGTCACCCCGCTCGTATTTCTCGGGGGCGCGTTCTATTCGGCCTCGATGCTGCCGCCGTTCTGGGAAACCGTCGCCAAGCTGAACCCGGTGCTGTATCTCATCTCGGGCTTCCGCTGGGCGTTTTTCGACATGGCCGATGTGCCGGTCGGGGTGTCGCTTTTCGCGGTCTGCCTGACGCTGATCGTTGCGCTGGGCGTGATCCGCTGGATCTTCGCGACCGGCTGGCGGCTGCGGGAATAA
- a CDS encoding HdeD family acid-resistance protein gives MRGRIMWIIIGLLSILAGVLALANPFAATLTAELLAGWSFLFIGLLQIIAAFQIRGTGGKLWVVLLGAACIFLGIFLLRNPLAGVVSLTILAAISFLAGGIFKIFLAFDFRGTNAFWLVLLSGIVSVALALMIFGNFPASALTILGVLLAVELISTGVSMVALSTTRKATD, from the coding sequence ATGAGAGGACGCATCATGTGGATCATCATTGGCCTGCTGTCGATTCTCGCCGGGGTGCTGGCGCTGGCCAACCCCTTCGCGGCGACGCTGACGGCCGAGCTTTTGGCCGGCTGGTCATTCCTGTTCATCGGCCTGCTTCAGATCATTGCCGCGTTCCAGATCCGCGGCACGGGCGGCAAGCTTTGGGTCGTGCTGCTGGGCGCGGCCTGCATCTTCCTGGGCATCTTCCTGCTGCGCAATCCGCTTGCCGGCGTCGTGTCGCTGACCATTCTGGCAGCGATCAGCTTTCTGGCCGGCGGAATCTTCAAGATTTTCCTTGCCTTCGATTTCCGCGGCACCAACGCCTTCTGGCTGGTGCTTCTCAGCGGCATTGTCTCGGTGGCGCTGGCGCTGATGATCTTCGGCAATTTCCCTGCCTCGGCACTGACCATTCTGGGCGTGCTGCTCGCGGTCGAGCTGATCTCGACGGGGGTGTCGATGGTCGCGCTGTCGACGACGCGCAAGGCCACCGATTAA
- a CDS encoding dihydrodipicolinate reductase, with product MTATRRISLALLVALTPALAQAAERITSREGFLSAVEGRTLSRTGISLSVLPDGRITGSALGASVSGSWDWQSGWFCRKLAWGSREWARDCQLVQIEGDRIIFTAGKGAGDQAVLTIR from the coding sequence ATGACCGCGACCCGACGCATCTCGCTTGCGCTGCTGGTGGCGCTGACCCCCGCGCTTGCACAGGCGGCAGAGCGGATCACCTCACGCGAGGGATTTCTTTCGGCGGTCGAAGGGCGGACGCTCAGCCGGACCGGGATCTCGCTGTCGGTATTGCCGGACGGACGCATCACCGGAAGCGCGCTCGGCGCTTCGGTCAGCGGAAGCTGGGACTGGCAGTCGGGCTGGTTCTGCCGGAAGCTGGCCTGGGGGAGCCGCGAATGGGCGCGCGACTGTCAGCTTGTCCAGATCGAGGGCGACCGGATCATCTTCACCGCCGGAAAGGGCGCGGGCGATCAGGCTGTGCTGACCATTCGCTGA
- the rimO gene encoding 30S ribosomal protein S12 methylthiotransferase RimO, with protein sequence MQANPPNLRPDLARATVPDAPRRDGQPTIGMVSLGCPKALVDSERILTRLRAEGYAISPDYAGADAVIVNTCGFLDSAKAESLDAIGEALTENGRVIVTGCLGAEPDYITGAHPKVLAVTGPHQYEQVLDAVHGAVPPAPDPFVDLLPASSVSLTPRHYSYLKISEGCNHKCKFCIIPDMRGRLVSRPAHAVIREAEKLVAAGVKELLVISQDTSAYGVDLKHAEDRGHRAHITDLARDLGSLGAWVRLHYVYPYPHVRNLIPLMAEGLVLPYLDIPFQHAHPDTLKRMARPAAAAKTLDEIAAWRDICPDITLRSTFIVGYPGETEAEFQTLLDWLDEAQLDRVGAFQYENVAGARANDLLDHVPEDVKQDRFERFMQKAQAISGSKLASKVGTRIEVIVDEVDDEAATCRTKADAPEIDGNLFIDEGFERLKPGDIVSVTVDEAGEYDLWGRL encoded by the coding sequence ATGCAAGCGAACCCGCCCAATCTGCGCCCCGATCTCGCCCGCGCCACGGTTCCCGACGCGCCGCGCCGCGACGGGCAGCCGACCATCGGGATGGTCAGCCTCGGCTGTCCCAAGGCGCTCGTCGATAGCGAACGCATCCTGACCCGGCTGCGGGCCGAGGGCTATGCGATCAGCCCGGATTATGCGGGCGCGGATGCGGTGATCGTGAACACCTGCGGTTTTCTGGACAGCGCCAAGGCGGAAAGCCTCGATGCGATCGGCGAGGCGCTGACCGAGAACGGTCGGGTCATCGTCACCGGCTGCCTGGGCGCCGAGCCGGACTATATCACCGGCGCGCACCCCAAGGTTCTGGCCGTCACCGGGCCGCATCAATATGAACAGGTGCTGGACGCGGTGCATGGCGCGGTTCCGCCCGCGCCCGATCCTTTCGTGGATCTGCTGCCCGCAAGCAGCGTCAGCCTGACACCCCGCCATTACAGCTATCTGAAGATTTCCGAGGGCTGTAACCACAAATGCAAATTCTGCATCATCCCCGATATGCGCGGCCGTCTGGTCAGCCGCCCGGCCCATGCGGTTATCCGGGAAGCCGAAAAGCTGGTCGCGGCGGGGGTGAAGGAACTGCTGGTGATCTCGCAGGACACCTCTGCTTATGGTGTGGACCTTAAGCACGCCGAGGATCGCGGCCACCGCGCCCATATCACCGATCTCGCCCGCGATCTGGGTTCGCTTGGGGCATGGGTGCGGTTGCATTACGTCTATCCCTATCCGCATGTCCGCAATCTGATCCCGCTTATGGCGGAAGGGCTGGTGCTGCCCTATCTGGATATTCCGTTCCAGCACGCCCATCCCGATACGCTCAAACGCATGGCCCGCCCCGCAGCGGCGGCGAAAACGCTGGACGAGATCGCCGCATGGCGCGACATCTGCCCGGACATTACCCTGCGTTCCACCTTTATCGTCGGCTATCCCGGCGAGACCGAGGCCGAATTCCAGACGCTTCTGGACTGGCTGGATGAAGCGCAACTGGACCGGGTCGGCGCGTTCCAATACGAAAACGTCGCCGGTGCGCGGGCCAATGACCTGCTCGACCACGTGCCGGAGGATGTGAAGCAGGACCGTTTCGAACGCTTCATGCAGAAGGCGCAGGCGATCTCGGGGTCCAAGCTGGCCAGCAAGGTCGGCACCCGGATTGAGGTGATCGTGGACGAGGTGGACGACGAAGCCGCGACCTGCCGCACCAAAGCCGACGCGCCGGAAATCGACGGCAACCTGTTCATCGACGAGGGGTTCGAGCGCCTCAAACCCGGCGATATCGTCAGCGTCACAGTCGATGAGGCCGGCGAATATGACCTCTGGGGCCGGCTGTGA
- the ettA gene encoding energy-dependent translational throttle protein EttA encodes MAAYEFVYHMDGVSKTYPGGKKVFENIRLNFLPGVKIGVVGVNGAGKSTLLKIMAGLDKDFQGEAWAAKGAKVGYLPQEPQLDESLNVRENVMLGVAEKKAKLDRFNELAMNYSDETADEMAKLQDEIDAENLWDLDSQIDVAMEALRCPPDEADVSTLSGGERRRVALCKLLLEAPDMLLLDEPTNHLDAETIAWLQKHLIEYPGTILVVTHDRYFLDDITGWILELDRGRGIPYEGNYSSWLEQKAKRLEQEAREDKARQKTLERELEWIRAGAKARQAKQKARINAYNEMASKSEREKLSRAQIIIPNGERLGSKVIEVEGLKKAMGDKLLIEDLSFSLPPGGIVGVIGPNGAGKSTLFRMLTGQEQPDAGEISYGDTVELSYVDQSRDALGGDKTVWEEISGGAEQIELGDVSMNSRAYASAFNFKGGDQQKKVGQLSGGERNRVHMAKLLKSGGNVLLLDEPTNDLDVETLQALEAALDDFAGCAVIISHDRFFLDRLCTHILAFEGDAHVEWFEGNFEDYEADKIRRLGPDAVEPKRVKYKKFSR; translated from the coding sequence ATGGCAGCCTATGAATTCGTCTATCACATGGACGGCGTGTCCAAGACCTATCCCGGCGGCAAGAAGGTCTTTGAGAATATCCGCCTGAACTTCCTGCCCGGCGTCAAGATCGGCGTTGTCGGCGTGAACGGTGCCGGTAAATCGACGCTGCTGAAGATCATGGCCGGGCTCGACAAGGATTTTCAGGGCGAGGCCTGGGCGGCCAAGGGCGCCAAGGTTGGTTATCTGCCGCAGGAGCCGCAACTCGATGAATCGCTGAACGTTCGCGAAAACGTCATGCTTGGTGTGGCGGAAAAGAAAGCTAAGCTGGACCGCTTCAACGAGCTGGCGATGAACTATTCCGACGAAACCGCCGATGAGATGGCGAAGCTTCAGGACGAAATCGACGCCGAAAACCTGTGGGATCTTGACAGCCAGATCGACGTCGCGATGGAGGCCCTGCGCTGCCCGCCCGACGAGGCCGATGTCTCGACCCTTTCAGGCGGCGAACGCCGCCGTGTGGCGCTGTGCAAGCTGCTGCTGGAAGCGCCCGACATGCTGCTGCTGGACGAACCGACCAACCATCTGGATGCGGAAACCATCGCCTGGCTTCAAAAGCACCTGATCGAATATCCCGGCACGATCCTTGTCGTGACCCATGACCGCTATTTCCTCGACGACATCACTGGCTGGATTCTCGAACTGGATCGCGGGCGCGGCATTCCCTATGAGGGCAATTATTCCTCGTGGCTGGAACAGAAGGCCAAGCGGCTGGAACAGGAAGCGCGTGAGGACAAGGCCCGCCAGAAGACGCTGGAACGCGAATTGGAATGGATCCGCGCCGGGGCCAAGGCCCGTCAGGCAAAACAGAAGGCCCGGATCAACGCCTATAACGAAATGGCGTCGAAGTCCGAGCGTGAAAAACTGTCCCGCGCCCAGATCATCATCCCGAATGGCGAACGCCTCGGATCCAAGGTGATCGAGGTCGAGGGGCTGAAAAAGGCCATGGGCGACAAGCTTCTGATCGAGGATCTGTCCTTCAGCCTGCCGCCGGGCGGCATTGTCGGCGTGATCGGCCCGAACGGTGCCGGTAAATCGACGCTGTTCCGCATGCTGACCGGTCAGGAACAGCCCGATGCGGGCGAGATCAGCTATGGCGACACGGTCGAGCTGTCTTATGTCGACCAGTCCCGCGACGCGCTTGGCGGCGACAAGACCGTGTGGGAGGAAATCTCCGGCGGGGCCGAGCAGATCGAGCTGGGCGACGTGTCGATGAACTCTCGCGCCTATGCATCGGCGTTCAACTTCAAGGGCGGCGATCAGCAGAAGAAGGTCGGCCAGCTGTCAGGGGGTGAGCGCAACCGCGTCCACATGGCCAAGCTGCTGAAATCCGGCGGCAATGTGCTGCTGCTTGACGAACCGACCAACGATCTGGATGTCGAGACGTTGCAGGCTTTGGAGGCCGCGCTTGACGATTTCGCCGGCTGCGCAGTGATCATCAGCCACGACCGCTTCTTCCTCGACCGTCTGTGCACGCATATCCTCGCGTTTGAGGGCGATGCGCATGTCGAATGGTTCGAGGGCAACTTCGAGGATTACGAGGCGGATAAGATCAGGCGTCTGGGGCCGGATGCTGTGGAGCCGAAGCGGGTGAAATACAAGAAGTTCAGCCGCTGA
- a CDS encoding DUF2254 domain-containing protein — MFRWLQSGWMIRLKEQLRKMWVRVTLYSIAGIALALTAQFVGPYLPYIPKIDLASGSVGSLLNIIASSMLAVTTFSMSIIVSAYSSATANATPRATRLLEEDRVAQTAVSIFIGSFLFSIVGIIGLSAGLYPDNARVLLFIATLLDIFLITWALLRWVNHLNEFGRMSDIIDRIERAAMEPAKRFRENPSLGAVPRQAALERSIKVHAQRAGYVRYIDFAEMQKAAKTAETEVEVLRMPGKYVHRGEALLGLRDEIGDEFVQAMRNSFTIGESRSFEQDLQYGMTVLGEVASKALSPGINDPGTAIEVLRAGTRVLQAYHDQPEGDQAPDYDRVFAPPLDVPQMYANFFAPIARDGVSTLEVQQTLLDCLGALAVSGHLPAARREAERARNRSGKVITEDWERQILGIE, encoded by the coding sequence ATGTTCCGCTGGCTACAAAGCGGCTGGATGATCCGGCTGAAAGAGCAGCTTCGCAAGATGTGGGTCCGCGTGACGCTCTACAGCATCGCGGGTATTGCCCTGGCGCTGACGGCGCAGTTTGTCGGGCCCTATCTGCCTTATATTCCCAAAATCGACCTGGCCTCCGGCTCGGTCGGGTCGCTGCTGAACATCATCGCATCGTCGATGCTGGCGGTAACCACCTTCTCGATGTCGATCATCGTTTCGGCCTATAGCTCGGCCACGGCCAACGCCACGCCCCGCGCCACACGCCTGCTGGAAGAGGACCGCGTCGCCCAGACTGCTGTATCGATCTTCATCGGCTCGTTCCTCTTCTCGATCGTCGGCATCATCGGGCTGTCGGCGGGGCTGTATCCCGACAATGCGCGCGTGCTGCTGTTCATTGCCACGCTGCTGGACATCTTCCTGATCACTTGGGCGCTGCTGCGCTGGGTCAACCACCTTAACGAGTTCGGCCGGATGAGCGACATCATCGACCGGATCGAACGCGCCGCGATGGAACCCGCCAAGCGGTTCCGCGAAAATCCGTCGCTTGGCGCGGTGCCCCGGCAGGCGGCGCTGGAACGGTCGATCAAGGTCCATGCGCAACGCGCTGGCTATGTCCGCTATATCGACTTCGCCGAGATGCAGAAGGCAGCCAAGACCGCTGAAACCGAGGTCGAGGTGCTGCGCATGCCTGGCAAATACGTGCATCGCGGCGAGGCTCTGCTGGGTCTCCGTGACGAGATCGGCGACGAATTCGTCCAGGCCATGCGCAATTCCTTCACCATCGGAGAGTCGCGCAGTTTCGAACAGGATCTGCAATATGGCATGACCGTTCTGGGCGAGGTGGCCAGCAAGGCGCTTTCGCCTGGCATCAACGATCCGGGCACTGCCATCGAGGTGCTCCGCGCGGGCACGAGGGTGCTTCAGGCCTATCACGATCAGCCCGAGGGCGATCAGGCGCCCGATTACGACCGCGTCTTCGCCCCGCCGCTGGACGTGCCGCAGATGTACGCCAACTTTTTCGCGCCGATCGCCCGTGACGGTGTCTCGACGCTCGAAGTCCAGCAGACGCTGCTGGACTGTCTTGGCGCGTTGGCGGTCAGCGGTCATCTGCCAGCGGCGCGGCGCGAGGCCGAACGGGCGCGGAACCGTTCGGGCAAGGTGATTACCGAAGACTGGGAACGGCAGATTCTGGGCATCGAGTGA
- a CDS encoding outer membrane protein, with protein sequence MTKFMTTAAVAALFAGSATAGGYVAPTVDTVAPPVVLQAPIASWSGFYAGVQYGGGDTDLSYPASNNDDDGGDPNPGGGGSDHDSGGGGGNGGGGDDGDNGGGGDHEDGGSTDEGDHEDGGSDEGDHEGGGSDEGDHEGGGDHEGGSGGGDHATTAQRPILRAANPQMADPLAPYDDGDLDAMGAHIGYMHDFGRFVLGGELDYNKLSNDSRTMGLTRLRARAGYDMGRFMPYATVGGAKIADGDLSETGVTYGLGGMFKVNERVTLGAEYSVQEFDDVHSVDGQELKLDLLQLRASYRF encoded by the coding sequence ATGACAAAATTTATGACGACCGCAGCCGTTGCTGCGCTTTTTGCAGGATCGGCGACGGCGGGCGGTTATGTGGCTCCGACGGTCGACACCGTTGCGCCGCCGGTGGTCCTTCAGGCGCCAATTGCAAGCTGGTCGGGCTTCTACGCCGGGGTCCAGTATGGTGGCGGCGATACCGATTTGTCATATCCGGCGTCGAATAACGATGATGACGGCGGCGACCCGAACCCCGGTGGCGGTGGCAGCGACCACGATTCCGGCGGCGGCGGAGGTAATGGCGGCGGCGGCGATGATGGTGATAACGGGGGTGGCGGCGACCATGAGGATGGCGGGTCCACCGACGAGGGCGATCACGAGGATGGCGGCTCGGATGAGGGCGATCACGAGGGCGGCGGTTCGGACGAGGGCGATCACGAGGGTGGCGGCGACCACGAAGGCGGCTCGGGCGGCGGCGATCACGCCACCACCGCGCAGCGTCCGATCCTGCGCGCGGCCAATCCGCAAATGGCGGATCCGCTGGCACCCTATGACGACGGCGATCTGGACGCGATGGGCGCCCATATCGGCTATATGCATGATTTCGGGCGTTTCGTTCTGGGCGGAGAGCTGGATTACAACAAGCTCAGCAACGATTCCCGCACCATGGGGCTGACCCGGCTGCGGGCGCGGGCCGGCTATGACATGGGCCGTTTCATGCCTTATGCGACGGTCGGTGGCGCCAAGATCGCCGATGGCGACCTGTCGGAGACCGGGGTCACCTATGGTCTTGGCGGGATGTTCAAGGTCAACGAGCGCGTGACGCTCGGCGCCGAATACAGCGTGCAGGAATTCGATGATGTGCACAGTGTTGACGGGCAAGAACTGAAGCTGGACCTGCTTCAGCTTCGCGCCTCGTATCGGTTCTGA